In Pseudomonas lalkuanensis, the following are encoded in one genomic region:
- a CDS encoding serine hydrolase domain-containing protein — translation MPLHLLRPLALALGLGAGLAQAETWPTTDWQQGPAPSGAAVQSFENYAFPERDDKERKGVRTDAVVVIRDGELIYEHYAGPTNAETPHLTWSVSKSLLASVLGVAYGEGRFKLDEPVARYYPAFAGHANVHLDDLLHWASGLAWQEDYEYAPLKSSVVAMLYTRGRGDMAAFAAEHSLDAVPGKRFRYSSGDTNVLSAALRGVVGEQAYAEYPWTALFDPLGIRSAVWETDAAGTYVGSSYTYLTARDLARVGLLMQRDGRWGERQLLPADWVAFNRKPFAGYKPDAASPGEAVPGGHWWLNTQVQGAAKPWPDAPEDAFAALGHWGQALYVLPSQKLVIVRYADDRDGSYRHNDFLKLALAAFAPEVQP, via the coding sequence ATGCCCCTCCACCTCCTTCGCCCGCTGGCCCTGGCGCTCGGTCTCGGGGCCGGTCTGGCCCAGGCTGAAACCTGGCCCACCACCGACTGGCAACAAGGCCCCGCCCCCAGCGGCGCCGCAGTCCAGTCCTTCGAGAACTACGCCTTTCCCGAGCGCGATGACAAAGAGCGCAAGGGCGTGCGTACCGACGCCGTCGTGGTAATCCGCGACGGCGAACTCATCTATGAGCACTACGCCGGCCCCACCAACGCCGAGACGCCCCACCTCACCTGGTCGGTGAGCAAGAGCCTGCTGGCCTCCGTGCTCGGCGTCGCCTATGGCGAAGGACGTTTCAAGCTGGACGAACCGGTGGCGCGCTACTACCCGGCCTTCGCCGGCCACGCCAATGTCCACCTCGATGACCTGCTGCACTGGGCGTCCGGCCTCGCCTGGCAGGAGGACTACGAATACGCGCCGCTGAAATCCTCGGTGGTGGCCATGCTCTACACCCGTGGTCGCGGCGACATGGCCGCCTTCGCAGCCGAGCACTCGCTGGATGCCGTACCCGGCAAGCGCTTCCGCTACTCCAGCGGCGATACCAATGTACTGTCCGCCGCCCTGCGCGGAGTGGTGGGCGAGCAGGCCTACGCGGAATATCCCTGGACCGCCCTGTTCGATCCCCTGGGCATCCGCTCGGCGGTGTGGGAAACCGACGCCGCCGGGACCTACGTCGGCTCTTCCTACACCTACCTCACCGCCCGTGACCTGGCCCGCGTCGGCCTGCTGATGCAGCGCGACGGCCGCTGGGGCGAGCGCCAGTTGCTGCCGGCGGACTGGGTCGCCTTCAATCGCAAGCCTTTCGCCGGCTACAAGCCCGATGCTGCCTCTCCGGGCGAAGCCGTGCCCGGTGGCCACTGGTGGCTGAACACTCAGGTGCAGGGCGCGGCGAAACCTTGGCCGGACGCCCCGGAAGACGCCTTCGCCGCCCTTGGTCACTGGGGCCAGGCGCTCTACGTGCTGCCCAGCCAGAAGCTGGTGATCGTGCGCTACGCCGATGACCGCGACGGCAGCTACCGCCACAACGACTTCCTCAAGCTGGCCCTGGCCGCATTCGCCCCGGAGGTGCAGCCATGA
- a CDS encoding amidase, which translates to MIARRPVLSLFVLALILLAATAWQNRQHLAAFPGIISAYTAKEYCSCRYVMGNPADYCQGYVKQYVPTSAFLDDAEHKRVTASGLGRSNTAAWVSPQQGCRLLPEANSTF; encoded by the coding sequence ATGATCGCCCGTCGCCCCGTCCTCAGCCTGTTCGTGCTGGCGCTCATCCTGCTGGCCGCCACGGCCTGGCAGAACCGCCAGCACCTGGCCGCCTTCCCCGGCATCATCAGCGCCTACACCGCCAAGGAGTACTGCTCCTGCCGCTACGTGATGGGCAACCCGGCCGACTACTGCCAGGGCTACGTGAAGCAATACGTGCCCACCAGCGCTTTCCTCGACGACGCCGAGCACAAGCGCGTGACTGCCAGCGGCCTGGGCCGCAGCAACACGGCGGCGTGGGTCAGCCCGCAGCAGGGCTGCCGGCTGTTGCCCGAGGCAAACAGCACGTTCTGA
- a CDS encoding ATPase has translation MRNDALDELDDVPSLTTDARDRDEFGHHPVAEPLHRHTNGYANPAPVPKAASTGPLWALVVALVVALCGLGWWSFQQISLMEQQLVATQESFARISEEAAGRIQDISGKVVATESNMTTGNESVKLQLKQLQAKVIELSKQQQAANAQLGTQGKRVEQLSADVKAAQGAAAQLGSQLNGKVDGLAAEQVKLKAAQGDMAQLDSRLKGLGSDVEALKKQGNPNQAIKSLEQDLLVLRSELDNRPAPSQGASTAEFDAFRAQMTRNISTLQSQVQNLQQQLNMR, from the coding sequence ATGCGCAATGACGCTCTCGATGAATTGGATGATGTTCCCAGCCTGACCACCGATGCCCGTGATCGCGACGAGTTCGGCCATCACCCGGTGGCCGAGCCGCTGCACCGTCACACCAACGGCTATGCCAATCCCGCCCCTGTACCCAAGGCCGCCAGCACCGGTCCGCTCTGGGCCCTGGTGGTCGCCCTGGTCGTCGCCCTCTGCGGCCTGGGCTGGTGGAGCTTCCAGCAGATCAGCCTGATGGAGCAGCAACTGGTCGCCACCCAGGAAAGCTTCGCCCGTATCAGCGAAGAGGCCGCCGGCCGGATCCAGGACATTTCCGGCAAGGTGGTCGCCACCGAATCCAACATGACCACCGGCAATGAGTCCGTGAAGCTGCAGCTCAAGCAGCTGCAGGCCAAGGTGATCGAGCTGTCCAAGCAACAGCAGGCCGCCAATGCCCAGCTGGGCACCCAGGGCAAGCGCGTCGAGCAGCTGTCCGCTGACGTCAAGGCGGCCCAGGGCGCTGCCGCCCAGTTGGGCAGCCAGTTGAATGGCAAGGTCGACGGCCTGGCTGCCGAACAGGTGAAGCTGAAGGCCGCCCAGGGCGACATGGCTCAGCTCGACAGCCGTCTGAAGGGCCTGGGCAGCGATGTGGAAGCGTTGAAGAAACAAGGCAACCCGAACCAGGCGATCAAGAGCCTGGAGCAGGACCTGCTGGTACTGCGAAGCGAGCTGGACAACCGCCCGGCGCCGTCCCAGGGCGCCAGCACCGCCGAGTTCGATGCCTTCCGCGCACAAATGACCCGCAACATCAGCACCCTGCAGAGCCAGGTGCAGAACCTGCAGCAGCAGCTCAACATGCGCTGA
- a CDS encoding NAD-dependent epimerase/dehydratase family protein: MKILVTGASGFIGGRFARFALEQGLDVRVNGRRPEGVEHLVKRGAEFIQGDLSDPELVLGLCDDVDAVVHCAGAVGVWGRYEHFHQANVQVTENVVEACLKQRVRRLVHLSSPSVYFDGRSHVGIREEQVPKRFSDHYGATKYLAEQKVFAAEEFGLEVIAFRPRFVTGAGDTSIFPRLIAMQRKGRLKIIGNGLNKVDFTSVQNLNDALLSGLLASGPALGQAYNISNGQPVPIWDVINYVFRKLGVPQVNRHVPYGLAYSAALLNESVCRLLPGRPEPALYRLAVAVMAKDFSLDISRARQYLEYEPRVNLWSALDEFCAWWGAQQP, from the coding sequence ATGAAGATTCTGGTGACGGGGGCGAGTGGGTTCATCGGTGGGCGCTTCGCGCGTTTCGCCCTGGAGCAGGGACTCGACGTGCGGGTGAACGGCCGCCGTCCGGAAGGCGTGGAGCATCTGGTCAAGCGCGGTGCCGAGTTCATTCAGGGCGACTTGTCAGACCCGGAGCTGGTGCTGGGCCTGTGCGATGACGTCGATGCAGTGGTGCATTGCGCTGGCGCCGTGGGCGTCTGGGGCAGGTACGAGCACTTCCACCAGGCCAACGTCCAGGTCACCGAGAACGTGGTGGAAGCCTGCCTGAAGCAGCGGGTACGGCGCCTGGTGCACCTGTCGTCCCCCTCGGTCTACTTCGATGGCCGCTCCCATGTGGGCATTCGCGAAGAGCAGGTCCCCAAGCGTTTCTCCGACCACTACGGCGCCACCAAGTACCTGGCCGAGCAGAAGGTCTTCGCTGCCGAGGAATTCGGTCTGGAAGTCATCGCCTTCCGCCCGCGCTTCGTCACCGGCGCCGGCGACACCAGCATCTTCCCGCGGCTGATCGCCATGCAGCGCAAGGGCCGCCTGAAGATCATCGGCAATGGCCTGAACAAGGTCGACTTCACCAGTGTGCAGAACCTCAACGACGCCCTGCTCAGCGGCCTGCTGGCCAGCGGCCCGGCTCTGGGGCAGGCCTACAACATCAGCAATGGCCAGCCGGTACCGATCTGGGACGTGATCAACTATGTGTTTCGCAAGCTGGGTGTGCCGCAGGTGAACCGCCACGTTCCCTATGGCCTGGCCTACAGCGCCGCGCTGCTCAACGAGTCGGTGTGCAGGCTGCTGCCGGGACGGCCGGAGCCGGCGCTCTACCGGCTGGCCGTGGCGGTGATGGCCAAGGACTTCTCACTGGACATCAGCCGCGCCCGGCAGTACCTGGAGTACGAGCCTCGGGTGAACCTGTGGTCGGCGCTGGACGAGTTCTGCGCCTGGTGGGGCGCCCAGCAACCCTAG
- a CDS encoding LysR family transcriptional regulator ArgP — translation MFDYKLLSALAAVVEQGGFERAAQLLGLSQSAVSQRIKLLEARVGQPVLVRATPPAPTEVGTRLLNHVQQVRLLERDLQRQVPALEEGGLPERLRIALNADSLATWWAVAVGDFCAEQRVLMELVVEDQEVGLKRMRAGEVAACVCAAERPVAGACSLALGAMRYRALASPAFIERHFPKGVTPQALARSPAIVFGPDDLLQHRYLAALGVEGGFIHHLCPSSEGFVRLTEGGLGWGLVPEQQVGAQLARGELQELIPDRPIDVPLYWHHWRHGGELLSLLTDHLAAAAGRWLVPLQR, via the coding sequence TTGTTCGACTACAAGTTGCTGTCCGCCCTGGCGGCCGTGGTGGAGCAGGGTGGTTTCGAGCGGGCTGCCCAGTTGCTCGGCCTGTCGCAGTCCGCGGTGTCCCAGCGGATCAAGCTGCTGGAGGCGCGGGTCGGCCAGCCGGTACTGGTGCGCGCCACGCCGCCGGCCCCCACCGAAGTGGGCACTCGCCTGCTCAACCATGTGCAGCAGGTGCGCCTGCTGGAGCGCGACCTGCAGCGCCAGGTGCCGGCCCTGGAAGAGGGCGGCCTGCCGGAGCGCCTGCGCATCGCTCTCAATGCCGACAGCCTGGCCACCTGGTGGGCTGTCGCCGTGGGGGACTTCTGCGCTGAACAACGGGTGCTGATGGAGCTGGTGGTGGAAGATCAGGAAGTGGGCCTCAAGCGCATGCGCGCCGGCGAGGTCGCGGCCTGTGTCTGCGCCGCCGAGCGCCCGGTGGCCGGCGCCTGCAGCCTGGCGCTGGGCGCCATGCGCTATCGCGCGCTGGCCAGCCCGGCCTTCATCGAACGGCATTTTCCCAAGGGCGTGACGCCTCAGGCGCTGGCCCGTTCACCGGCAATCGTCTTCGGCCCGGATGACCTGTTGCAGCACCGCTACCTGGCGGCGCTGGGCGTCGAGGGTGGCTTCATCCATCACCTGTGTCCCTCTTCCGAAGGCTTCGTGCGCCTGACCGAAGGTGGGCTGGGCTGGGGACTGGTGCCCGAGCAGCAGGTGGGAGCGCAACTGGCGCGAGGCGAGTTGCAGGAACTGATTCCCGACCGGCCCATCGATGTGCCGCTCTACTGGCACCACTGGCGCCACGGCGGCGAGTTGCTCAGCCTGCTAACCGACCATCTGGCGGCCGCAGCGGGCCGCTGGCTGGTGCCGTTGCAGCGTTGA
- a CDS encoding ACT domain-containing protein, whose product MAGETALSTLIRNMSPQLNSGQYVFCTLDDAARLQGSVPLGSIREQEGLTVILERSEADRLGLLYDYTAAWITLQVHSSLSAVGLTAAFAAALAQAGVSCNVVAGYFHDHLFVASEDAERAVSTLRALAANAQPE is encoded by the coding sequence ATGGCCGGCGAAACCGCTCTCTCCACCCTGATCCGCAACATGTCGCCGCAGCTCAACTCCGGCCAATACGTGTTCTGCACCCTGGACGACGCCGCACGCCTGCAGGGCAGCGTGCCGCTGGGCAGTATCCGCGAGCAGGAAGGGCTGACGGTGATCCTCGAACGCAGCGAGGCCGATCGCCTGGGGCTGCTCTACGACTACACCGCCGCCTGGATCACCCTCCAGGTGCATTCGTCCCTCAGCGCCGTCGGCCTGACCGCCGCCTTCGCCGCCGCACTGGCCCAGGCCGGCGTGAGCTGCAACGTGGTGGCCGGCTATTTCCACGACCACCTGTTCGTCGCCAGCGAAGACGCCGAGCGCGCCGTTTCCACCCTGCGGGCCCTGGCGGCCAACGCCCAGCCGGAGTGA
- a CDS encoding LysE/ArgO family amino acid transporter yields the protein MWQSYLNGLLMAAGLIIAIGAQNAFVLAQSLRREHHLPVAALCVLCDALLVSAGVFGLATLLAQNPLLLAIARWGGVAFLLWYGVQALRRAISPSVLDQSADAGPRSRRAVLLAALAVTLLNPHVYLDTVLLIGSLGAQQTVPGAYALGAASASLVWFFALALGAAWLAPWLARPATWRLLDLAVAMMMFGMAAQLVNGI from the coding sequence ATGTGGCAGAGCTACCTGAACGGTCTGTTGATGGCCGCCGGCCTGATCATCGCCATCGGCGCCCAGAACGCCTTCGTCCTGGCCCAGAGCCTGCGCCGCGAGCACCACCTGCCCGTGGCGGCCCTGTGCGTGCTGTGCGATGCGCTGCTGGTCAGCGCCGGTGTCTTCGGCCTGGCGACTCTGCTGGCACAGAACCCCCTGTTGCTCGCTATCGCCCGTTGGGGCGGCGTGGCCTTCCTGCTCTGGTACGGCGTACAGGCGCTGCGTCGCGCCATCAGCCCCAGCGTCCTCGACCAGTCCGCTGATGCCGGCCCCCGCTCGCGCCGCGCCGTGCTGCTGGCGGCCCTGGCGGTGACCCTGCTCAACCCCCACGTCTACCTCGACACCGTGCTGCTGATCGGCTCCCTCGGTGCGCAACAGACGGTCCCCGGTGCCTACGCCCTGGGCGCAGCCAGCGCCTCGCTGGTGTGGTTCTTCGCCCTGGCGCTCGGCGCCGCCTGGCTCGCACCCTGGCTGGCACGGCCGGCCACCTGGCGCCTGCTCGACCTAGCGGTGGCGATGATGATGTTCGGCATGGCGGCACAATTGGTGAACGGTATCTGA
- the sodB gene encoding superoxide dismutase [Fe], with translation MAFELPPLPYEKNALEPHLSAETLEFHHGKHHNAYVVNLNNLVPGTEFEGKSLEEIIKTSSGGIFNNAAQIWNHTFYWNCLSPNGGGQPTGALADAINAAFGSFDKFKEEFTKTAIGTFGSGWAWLVKKADGSLALASTIGAGVPLTSGDTPLLTCDVWEHAYYIDYRNLRPKYVEAFWNLVNWDFVAKNYAA, from the coding sequence ATGGCTTTCGAATTGCCGCCGCTGCCTTACGAGAAAAACGCCCTCGAGCCGCACCTGTCCGCCGAGACCCTGGAATTCCACCACGGCAAGCACCACAACGCTTACGTGGTAAACCTGAACAACCTGGTTCCGGGCACCGAGTTCGAAGGCAAGAGCCTGGAAGAAATCATCAAGACCTCTTCCGGCGGCATCTTCAACAACGCAGCCCAGATCTGGAACCACACCTTCTACTGGAACTGCCTGAGCCCGAACGGCGGTGGCCAGCCCACCGGCGCCCTGGCTGACGCCATCAACGCCGCTTTCGGTTCCTTCGACAAGTTCAAGGAAGAGTTCACCAAGACCGCCATCGGCACCTTCGGCTCCGGCTGGGCCTGGCTGGTGAAGAAGGCTGACGGTTCCCTGGCCCTGGCCAGCACCATCGGCGCCGGCGTTCCGCTGACCAGCGGCGACACCCCGCTGCTGACCTGCGACGTATGGGAACACGCCTACTACATCGACTACCGCAACCTGCGTCCGAAGTACGTAGAGGCCTTCTGGAACCTGGTCAACTGGGACTTCGTAGCCAAGAACTACGCTGCCTGA
- a CDS encoding putative bifunctional diguanylate cyclase/phosphodiesterase: MKLDLKHSLSLKLLRVVLLSALVVGVVLSCAQIVFDVYKTRQAVSNDANRILGMFRDPSTQAVYSLDREMGMQVIEGLFQHESVRHASIGHPNEPMLAEKDRPLMELSTRWLTDPILDREQTFTTQLVGRSPYSEYYGDLSITLDTAPYGKDFVTSSVIIFISGVLRALAMGLVLYLVYHWLLTKPLSKIIEHLSSINPDRPSEHKLPMLKGNEKNELGLWINTANDLLASIERNTHLRREAENSLLRMAQYDFLTGLPNRQQLQQQLDQILDDAGRLQRRVAVLCVGLDDFKGVNEQFSYQTGDQLLIALADRLRGHSGRLGALARLGGDQFALVQADIEQPYEAAELAQAVLDDLEVAFSLEQQEVRLRATIGITLFPEDGDSTEKLLQKAEQTMTLAKSRSRNRYQFYIASVDSEMRRRRELEKDLREALNRGEMHLVYQPQVDYRDHRVVGVEALLRWQHPQHGFVPPDLFIPLAEQNGSIIAIGEWVLDQACRQLREWHDQGFSELRMAINLSTVQLHHAELPRVVNNLLQVYRLPQRSLEMEVTETGLMEDISTAAQHLLSLRRSGALIAIDDFGTGYSSLSYLKSLPLDKIKIDKSFVQDVLEDEDDATIVRAIIQLARNLGMQVIAEGVETAEQEAYIIAQGCNEGQGYLYSKPLPARELTLYLKQARRLSNAASNPATL, translated from the coding sequence TTGAAGCTGGATCTCAAACACAGCTTGTCACTGAAGCTGCTGCGCGTGGTGCTGCTGTCCGCACTGGTAGTCGGTGTGGTGCTCAGCTGCGCGCAGATCGTGTTCGATGTCTACAAGACACGGCAGGCGGTCTCCAATGACGCCAACCGGATCCTCGGCATGTTCCGCGACCCTTCGACCCAGGCGGTCTACAGCCTGGATCGCGAGATGGGCATGCAGGTGATCGAGGGCCTGTTCCAGCACGAATCGGTCCGCCACGCCTCCATCGGCCACCCCAACGAACCCATGTTGGCGGAGAAGGACCGGCCGCTGATGGAGCTGTCGACCCGCTGGCTGACCGACCCCATCCTCGACAGGGAACAGACCTTCACCACCCAACTGGTCGGCCGCAGCCCTTACAGCGAGTACTACGGCGACCTCAGCATCACCCTCGACACCGCCCCCTACGGCAAGGACTTCGTCACCAGTTCGGTGATCATCTTCATCTCCGGCGTACTGCGCGCCCTGGCCATGGGCCTGGTGCTCTACCTCGTGTACCACTGGCTGCTGACCAAGCCGCTGTCGAAAATCATCGAGCACCTGTCCAGCATCAATCCCGACCGTCCCAGCGAACACAAGCTGCCCATGCTCAAGGGCAACGAGAAAAACGAACTGGGACTGTGGATAAATACCGCCAACGACCTGCTGGCCTCCATCGAACGTAACACCCACCTGCGCCGTGAAGCCGAGAACAGCCTGCTGCGCATGGCCCAGTACGACTTCCTCACCGGCCTGCCCAACCGCCAGCAACTGCAGCAGCAACTCGACCAGATCCTCGACGACGCCGGCCGGCTGCAGCGTCGCGTGGCCGTGCTTTGCGTGGGCCTGGACGACTTCAAGGGTGTCAACGAGCAGTTCAGCTACCAGACTGGCGACCAGCTGCTGATCGCCCTGGCTGACCGCCTGCGCGGCCACAGTGGCCGCCTCGGCGCCCTGGCGCGTCTGGGTGGCGACCAGTTCGCCCTGGTCCAGGCCGATATCGAGCAGCCCTACGAGGCCGCCGAACTCGCCCAGGCCGTGCTGGACGACCTGGAAGTGGCCTTCTCCCTGGAGCAGCAGGAAGTACGTCTGCGCGCCACCATCGGCATCACCCTCTTCCCCGAGGACGGCGACAGCACCGAGAAGCTGCTGCAGAAAGCCGAACAGACCATGACCCTGGCCAAGAGCCGCTCGCGAAACCGCTACCAGTTCTATATCGCCAGCGTGGACAGCGAGATGCGCCGCCGCCGCGAGCTGGAGAAGGACCTGCGCGAGGCCCTCAACAGGGGCGAGATGCACCTGGTCTACCAACCCCAGGTGGACTACCGCGACCACCGCGTAGTGGGCGTCGAAGCACTGCTGCGCTGGCAACATCCGCAGCACGGTTTCGTGCCGCCGGATCTGTTCATCCCCCTGGCTGAGCAGAACGGCTCGATCATCGCCATCGGCGAATGGGTGCTGGACCAGGCCTGCCGCCAGCTGCGCGAATGGCACGACCAGGGCTTCAGCGAACTGCGCATGGCCATCAACCTGTCCACCGTGCAACTGCACCATGCGGAACTGCCGCGGGTGGTGAACAACCTGCTGCAGGTCTACCGCCTGCCGCAACGCAGCCTGGAGATGGAAGTCACCGAAACCGGACTGATGGAAGACATTTCCACCGCCGCCCAACATCTGCTCAGCCTGCGCCGCTCCGGCGCGCTGATCGCGATCGACGACTTCGGTACCGGCTATTCGTCCCTGAGCTACCTGAAGAGCCTGCCGCTGGACAAGATCAAGATCGACAAGAGCTTCGTGCAGGACGTGCTGGAAGACGAGGACGACGCCACCATCGTCCGCGCCATCATCCAGCTGGCGCGCAACCTGGGCATGCAGGTGATTGCGGAAGGCGTGGAAACCGCCGAGCAGGAGGCCTACATCATCGCCCAGGGCTGCAACGAGGGTCAGGGTTACCTCTACAGCAAACCCCTGCCCGCCCGCGAACTCACCCTCTACCTCAAGCAGGCCCGGCGCCTGTCCAACGCGGCCTCCAATCCCGCCACGCTCTGA
- a CDS encoding GIDE domain-containing protein: MAVDVAGLAISLGFSLGAFAGGGWWCLRRLSQARMLLDTPTSKIRSAAQGYVELYGILHEQGDGQLSAPLTGKPCLWWRYRIEEYSESGKNKTWRVVDSGVSDAWLRLADATGECLIDPRGAEVRPSTREVWKGASRHPRGLVRSGLGAWIGSGEYRYTEERLHAGEPLYAIGDFHTSGGGRQGLDLNAAQGAVIREWKGDFTGLLTRFDSDGDGQLDEAEWGRVRLAAQLEAEDRHRRTSAAPAMNHMRRPGESQPFLLSSHGEDVLARHFRWQALFGAVLCVAGAVATIYLLRVTGLL; this comes from the coding sequence ATGGCCGTGGATGTCGCCGGGCTGGCCATCAGCCTGGGGTTCAGCCTTGGCGCCTTCGCTGGTGGCGGCTGGTGGTGCCTGCGCCGCCTGTCGCAGGCGCGGATGCTGCTGGATACCCCGACTTCGAAGATCCGCTCCGCCGCCCAGGGCTACGTGGAGCTGTACGGCATCCTGCACGAGCAGGGGGACGGCCAGCTCAGCGCACCGCTGACGGGCAAGCCCTGCCTGTGGTGGCGCTATCGGATCGAGGAATACAGCGAAAGCGGCAAGAACAAGACCTGGCGGGTGGTGGACAGCGGCGTCAGCGATGCCTGGCTGCGCCTGGCCGATGCCACCGGCGAATGCCTGATCGATCCACGCGGTGCCGAGGTGCGACCGTCCACCCGCGAGGTGTGGAAGGGGGCTTCACGTCATCCGCGTGGGCTGGTCAGGAGCGGCCTGGGCGCCTGGATCGGTAGCGGCGAGTACCGCTATACGGAAGAACGCCTGCATGCCGGGGAGCCGCTCTATGCCATCGGTGACTTCCACACCAGCGGTGGGGGCCGCCAGGGGCTGGATCTGAACGCAGCCCAGGGCGCCGTGATTCGAGAGTGGAAGGGTGACTTCACCGGCCTCCTGACGCGCTTCGACAGCGATGGCGATGGACAGCTGGACGAGGCCGAATGGGGCCGCGTGCGTCTGGCCGCACAGCTGGAGGCCGAAGACCGGCATCGTCGTACCAGTGCGGCGCCGGCGATGAACCACATGCGCCGTCCCGGGGAATCCCAGCCCTTCCTGCTCTCCAGTCATGGCGAAGACGTGCTGGCGCGGCACTTCCGCTGGCAGGCGCTGTTCGGCGCGGTCCTTTGCGTGGCCGGGGCGGTGGCGACGATCTACCTGCTCAGGGTGACCGGGCTCTTGTAG
- a CDS encoding LemA family protein, with product MSLTSVALIVVLLLVAAYAVILYNALVRLKHGVGKAWSNIEVLLKQRHDELPKLVETCKQYMQHERTTLERVIAARNAVASAREKGDIGALGQAESGLRAGLGQLFALAENYPQLKANESFQFLQQRISGLENGIADRRELYNEAVNLNNVRIEQFPDVIIAGLFGFKAAELLEFSEAEKADVDLKSLFG from the coding sequence ATGAGTCTGACCAGCGTCGCCCTGATCGTGGTCCTGCTACTCGTCGCCGCCTATGCGGTGATCCTCTACAACGCGCTGGTGCGCCTCAAGCACGGCGTCGGAAAGGCCTGGTCGAACATCGAGGTGCTGCTCAAGCAGCGCCATGACGAGCTGCCCAAGCTGGTGGAAACCTGCAAGCAGTACATGCAGCACGAGCGCACCACCCTGGAGCGGGTGATCGCCGCGCGCAATGCGGTGGCCAGCGCCCGCGAGAAGGGCGATATCGGTGCCCTCGGCCAGGCCGAAAGCGGCCTGCGCGCCGGCCTCGGGCAACTCTTCGCCCTGGCGGAGAACTACCCGCAACTCAAGGCAAACGAGAGCTTCCAGTTTCTCCAGCAGCGCATTAGTGGCCTGGAGAACGGCATCGCCGACCGCCGCGAGCTGTACAACGAGGCGGTGAACCTCAATAACGTGCGCATCGAGCAGTTCCCGGATGTGATCATCGCCGGCCTGTTCGGCTTCAAGGCCGCCGAGTTGCTGGAATTCAGCGAGGCCGAAAAGGCCGACGTCGACCTCAAGAGCCTGTTCGGCTGA